In the genome of Anaerolineae bacterium, one region contains:
- a CDS encoding [LysW]-aminoadipate kinase produces the protein MAEALVVVKVGGSEGIDYDAVCGDLARLLKEGRRAILVHGGSAETNRLAEKLGHPPEFITSESGFESRRTDRETIEIFEMAYCGRMNKMIVEKLQALGVNAVGLSGLDGRLLEGPRKKAIRALVGGKRVLIRDDLSGRVDTVNVGLLTLLLDAGYTPVVSPPAISHENEAINVDGDRAAAAIAEAMGAEVLVLLSNVPGLLRSFPDESTLIRRVDVADADAYMEFAQGRMKVKVLGAVEAVRAGVGRVVLADARVDEPIRRALAGEGTTVA, from the coding sequence ATGGCTGAGGCGCTAGTGGTGGTGAAGGTCGGCGGCAGCGAGGGCATAGACTACGATGCCGTCTGTGGCGACCTGGCCCGCCTGCTGAAGGAGGGAAGGCGGGCCATCCTGGTGCATGGGGGGTCCGCTGAGACGAACCGGCTGGCGGAGAAGCTGGGCCATCCGCCGGAGTTCATCACTTCGGAGTCGGGCTTCGAGAGCCGGCGCACCGACCGCGAGACCATCGAGATCTTCGAGATGGCGTATTGCGGCAGGATGAACAAGATGATTGTCGAGAAGCTGCAGGCCCTGGGAGTGAATGCTGTGGGTCTGTCAGGGCTGGACGGCCGGCTCCTGGAAGGGCCGCGCAAGAAGGCCATCCGGGCTCTGGTCGGGGGTAAGCGGGTGCTCATACGAGATGACCTCTCGGGCAGGGTGGACACAGTCAACGTCGGCCTGCTGACGCTGCTGCTGGATGCCGGGTACACACCCGTGGTGTCTCCGCCCGCGATCTCCCACGAGAACGAAGCCATCAATGTGGATGGCGACCGGGCTGCCGCCGCCATCGCGGAGGCTATGGGAGCCGAGGTTCTGGTGTTGCTGTCCAACGTGCCCGGGCTACTGCGGTCGTTCCCGGACGAGAGCACCCTCATTCGGCGGGTGGACGTTGCCGACGCTGACGCGTACATGGAGTTTGCCCAGGGGCGGATGAAGGTGAAGGTGCTGGGCGCGGTGGAGGCGGTCCGGGCCGGCGTGGGGCGGGTAGTGCTGGCGGATGCTCGGGTGGACGAGCCCATCCGCCGGGCGCTGGCGGGCGAAGGGACGACGGTGGCGTGA
- a CDS encoding type II toxin-antitoxin system PemK/MazF family toxin: protein MARYRPGEIVLLRFPFADAVGAKRRPALVMLDVDDDDIVVSRVTSQACQTPFDVEVSAWQEAGLLLPSVVRLHKLATLEKGLVERRLGALNHDDWQQVRSRVLELWSSI, encoded by the coding sequence GTGGCCAGGTATCGCCCGGGGGAGATTGTCCTCCTGAGGTTCCCTTTCGCTGACGCAGTGGGGGCGAAGCGGCGCCCGGCGCTTGTTATGCTGGATGTTGACGACGATGACATTGTCGTAAGCCGCGTGACCAGCCAGGCTTGTCAGACGCCCTTCGACGTGGAGGTGTCAGCCTGGCAGGAAGCAGGACTCCTGCTTCCGTCGGTCGTTCGCCTGCACAAGCTGGCGACGCTGGAGAAGGGGCTGGTGGAACGGCGCCTGGGAGCACTGAACCATGATGACTGGCAGCAGGTGCGCTCGAGGGTGCTGGAGCTCTGGTCTTCGATCTGA